The Flavobacterium sp. 123 genome contains a region encoding:
- a CDS encoding cysteine desulfurase family protein translates to MKKVYLDNASTTAIRAEVIHEMTKVMSDDYGNPSSTHSFGRNAKSILELSRKSIAKHFNISAQEFIFTSCGTEANNWILRSAVKDLKVKRIITSKIEHHAVLYTVMALQEEFGIQVDYVAVKPNGAIDTTNLVELLSRETKTLVSLMHVNNETGTVLDIERIGLICKQHNALFHSDTVQSIGKANIDLQKIPADFIVASAHKFHGPKGVGFAFVRKNSGLQPLFFGGEQEKGLRAGTEALHQIAGMAKALEISYANLELESAQISALRTYLISQLELEFPAFEINGTAAGFYTVLNVLLPFSEDKTSMILFHLDMKGIAVSRGSACQSGSVKPSHVLAEMLSNEDLKKPSLRISFSHYNTKEDIDTLIQALKTI, encoded by the coding sequence ATGAAAAAAGTATATCTCGATAACGCTTCAACTACAGCCATTCGTGCTGAGGTTATTCATGAAATGACTAAAGTTATGTCTGATGACTACGGAAATCCATCATCAACACATAGCTTTGGACGAAATGCCAAAAGTATTTTGGAGTTATCCCGAAAGTCAATTGCGAAGCATTTTAATATCTCGGCTCAAGAGTTTATTTTTACGTCATGTGGAACCGAAGCAAATAACTGGATACTTCGTTCTGCGGTTAAAGATTTGAAAGTTAAACGAATTATTACCAGCAAGATTGAACACCATGCCGTTTTATATACGGTTATGGCTTTGCAAGAAGAATTTGGCATTCAAGTTGATTATGTTGCGGTTAAGCCAAATGGTGCTATCGACACTACTAATTTAGTAGAATTGCTTTCGCGGGAAACTAAAACTTTGGTGAGTTTGATGCATGTCAATAATGAAACAGGAACCGTTCTGGACATAGAACGAATTGGACTTATTTGCAAACAGCATAACGCACTTTTTCATTCGGATACAGTTCAGTCTATAGGAAAAGCGAATATTGATTTACAAAAAATCCCTGCTGATTTTATTGTAGCTAGCGCTCATAAATTTCATGGGCCAAAAGGAGTTGGATTTGCTTTTGTACGTAAAAATTCAGGTTTGCAACCTTTATTTTTTGGCGGAGAACAAGAAAAAGGATTGCGAGCGGGAACAGAAGCTCTACATCAAATAGCCGGAATGGCTAAAGCTCTAGAAATTTCGTATGCAAATTTAGAATTAGAAAGCGCACAAATTTCAGCTTTGAGAACGTATTTGATTAGCCAACTTGAACTTGAATTTCCTGCTTTTGAAATTAATGGAACTGCAGCTGGATTTTATACTGTTTTGAATGTGCTTTTGCCTTTTTCCGAAGATAAAACATCGATGATTCTGTTTCATTTGGACATGAAAGGAATAGCTGTTTCTCGCGGAAGTGCCTGTCAATCTGGAAGTGTAAAACCCTCACATGTTTTGGCAGAAATGCTTTCAAATGAAGATTTAAAAAAACCGAGTTTGCGAATCTCCTTCAGTCATTATAATACCAAAGAAGATATTGACACATTGATTCAGGCTCTGAAAACAATTTAA
- a CDS encoding EamA family transporter, which translates to MRLNKYYFSAFLAFFIWGFFSLALKPLHNYPSLDILFYRVFFSVILMFFINVTFRRNLLKKNWNHFKKMTQTQKRSTINLTLGGGVFLALNWFVFIYIMNHVSVKAASLAYLICPILTTVLAFFILKEKLSKWQWIAVLISTFSCILLSFNHFQDIFYSLITAATYSLYLISQRKNTEIDKFLILSIQLLFTAIILLPFYPNYSGAVPVDPLFYSCLLVIVVLFTIIPLFLNLFALNGINSSAVGIMIYINPIITFLLAILYYKEKVNIIQLIAYFLILVSILIFNEKLIFSRKTKTIVSEIADSK; encoded by the coding sequence ATGAGACTAAATAAATACTATTTCTCCGCATTTTTAGCGTTCTTTATCTGGGGATTTTTTAGTCTAGCATTAAAGCCTTTGCATAATTATCCTTCCTTAGATATCTTGTTTTATCGGGTGTTTTTCAGTGTGATTTTAATGTTTTTTATAAACGTTACTTTCCGCCGAAATCTATTGAAAAAAAACTGGAATCATTTCAAAAAAATGACGCAAACCCAAAAACGAAGTACAATTAATTTGACTTTGGGCGGAGGTGTTTTTCTAGCTTTAAACTGGTTTGTTTTTATCTATATAATGAATCACGTTAGTGTCAAAGCAGCTTCTTTGGCTTATTTAATTTGTCCAATTTTGACAACTGTTTTAGCTTTTTTTATATTAAAAGAGAAACTAAGTAAATGGCAATGGATAGCCGTTTTAATAAGCACTTTTAGTTGTATTCTACTGTCGTTTAATCATTTTCAGGATATTTTTTATAGTTTAATCACAGCGGCAACCTATTCATTGTATTTAATAAGCCAGCGAAAAAATACCGAAATTGATAAGTTCTTGATTCTTAGTATTCAATTGCTTTTTACGGCAATAATTTTACTCCCTTTTTACCCAAATTATAGTGGGGCAGTTCCTGTAGATCCTTTGTTTTATAGCTGTCTTTTAGTTATTGTAGTGTTATTTACAATAATTCCCTTGTTTTTAAATTTGTTCGCATTAAATGGAATTAATTCCTCGGCGGTAGGAATTATGATTTATATCAATCCAATAATTACTTTTTTACTTGCCATATTATATTACAAAGAAAAAGTAAACATAATTCAATTGATTGCTTATTTTTTAATTTTGGTTTCTATACTTATTTTTAATGAGAAATTAATTTTCTCCAGAAAAACAAAAACAATAGTGTCTGAAATAGCCGATTCTAAATAA